The following proteins come from a genomic window of Gimesia chilikensis:
- a CDS encoding Rieske (2Fe-2S) protein: MITYHSIAKVGDIPEGEGRAYHLEGLMIAVFLKEGQYTAINDFCPHQGAPLSTGYVDEEGAVTCPWHAWRFCIKDGTWLDNPKSKLQVPVYPLRIEGDDIQVGLELPEEEAPSAPAD, translated from the coding sequence GTGATTACCTACCATTCGATCGCCAAAGTCGGCGACATTCCGGAAGGAGAAGGACGCGCTTATCATCTCGAAGGCCTGATGATCGCCGTCTTCCTCAAAGAAGGCCAGTATACCGCCATCAATGATTTCTGCCCTCACCAGGGAGCGCCCCTCTCAACCGGCTATGTCGACGAAGAGGGAGCGGTTACCTGTCCCTGGCATGCCTGGCGATTCTGTATCAAGGATGGCACCTGGCTGGATAATCCCAAATCAAAATTACAGGTTCCCGTATACCCGCTGCGAATCGAAGGGGATGACATCCAGGTGGGACTGGAACTCCCTGAAGAAGAGGCCCCCTCGGCTCCCGCTGACTAA
- a CDS encoding DUF4129 domain-containing protein, whose translation MTASRVRFQSRVSLFLSLGILLLTPVFLAAQQENDYTDLSSPDQVMLKQDMQEILKRPEFRHLTRERELAQEADVDLDDWIKDSPRQSSYDTSAISGVAGLIFLYLSYAAVICACLLVLFLLVKAVTGFKLSREHNMKSDSSQLQGEMVLEEHVSPAELAAATYLERAQELARSGNYHQAIIQLLYGSMSFIERSGWIRFRKGLTYRDYMRAARPHGLAGESLRQMIRTYEPLGFGRRVATREHFESTLQHYESAFQKET comes from the coding sequence ATGACAGCCTCTCGAGTACGCTTCCAGAGCAGAGTCTCCCTGTTTCTCAGTCTGGGAATCCTCCTGCTGACCCCGGTGTTTCTCGCTGCACAGCAGGAAAATGATTATACCGATCTGTCATCTCCTGACCAGGTGATGCTGAAGCAGGACATGCAGGAGATTCTGAAACGGCCCGAATTTCGACATCTGACCCGCGAACGCGAACTCGCTCAGGAAGCCGACGTAGATCTGGATGACTGGATCAAAGATTCTCCCCGACAGAGCAGCTACGACACCTCTGCCATCTCCGGTGTCGCCGGGCTGATTTTTCTCTACCTGTCGTATGCTGCAGTGATTTGTGCCTGTCTCCTTGTTCTGTTCCTGCTGGTGAAAGCTGTGACTGGCTTTAAGCTTTCCAGAGAGCACAACATGAAATCCGACTCCTCTCAACTACAGGGAGAGATGGTTCTGGAGGAGCATGTCTCGCCCGCTGAATTAGCGGCAGCCACTTACCTCGAACGGGCACAGGAACTCGCCCGATCAGGTAACTACCATCAAGCTATCATCCAGCTACTGTATGGATCGATGAGCTTCATTGAACGCTCGGGATGGATCCGGTTCCGTAAAGGATTAACTTATCGCGATTATATGCGTGCAGCACGCCCGCATGGCCTGGCCGGTGAATCACTGCGTCAGATGATTCGCACTTATGAACCCCTGGGATTCGGCCGCCGGGTCGCAACCCGAGAACATTTTGAAAGTACACTCCAGCATTATGAATCAGCCTTCCAGAAAGAAACGTGA
- a CDS encoding stage II sporulation protein M, which translates to MMNKHKFIQQRRPQWKRFEEFLYGTSRKSLSKLEAEQITEFSRLLREVSHDLATIRSRGWGHDLISYLNDLVARGHNLFYGAPPSNLSVFYRYVSLEFPRLFRANIGYFLTACLLFFLPLGISWYVVQNNPSLASRVIPEEIMSRFDTMYSDHGESDPDNASEEDSESESEGRSSFGDERATMAGFYINNNVGIALKCFALGILLGIGTVYTLLFNGIFLGAVSGYVISQGHGERFLSFVISHGSFELTAIAVAGGAGLMLGNALIHPGQRTRFQSLQVRGLEAVQIAGGAAVMLVVAALIEAFWSPSDVSPMLKYSVGSVLWLIVFLYLAFAGLQSDETGETAAQPGPSEKPGELPSA; encoded by the coding sequence ATGATGAATAAGCATAAGTTCATTCAGCAACGCAGACCCCAGTGGAAACGATTCGAAGAGTTTCTGTACGGCACCTCCCGCAAATCCCTGTCCAAACTGGAAGCGGAACAGATCACGGAATTTTCCCGGCTGCTTCGTGAAGTTTCTCACGATCTGGCCACCATTCGCTCCCGCGGCTGGGGACACGACCTGATCTCTTACCTGAACGATCTGGTCGCGCGCGGGCATAACCTGTTTTATGGCGCCCCGCCCAGCAATCTCTCCGTTTTTTATCGCTATGTGTCCCTCGAATTTCCCCGTCTGTTTCGCGCCAACATCGGCTACTTCCTGACAGCCTGCCTGTTGTTCTTTCTGCCTCTGGGGATCAGCTGGTACGTGGTGCAGAACAATCCCAGTCTCGCCTCGCGGGTCATCCCCGAAGAAATCATGTCCCGCTTTGACACGATGTATTCAGACCATGGCGAGTCTGATCCGGACAATGCGAGCGAGGAGGATTCAGAGTCGGAATCAGAAGGGAGATCCAGCTTTGGAGATGAACGGGCAACCATGGCCGGTTTCTACATCAACAATAACGTGGGCATCGCATTGAAATGTTTCGCGCTGGGAATTCTGCTCGGCATCGGCACCGTTTATACCCTGCTGTTTAATGGAATTTTTCTGGGAGCCGTCTCCGGTTACGTCATCAGCCAGGGACACGGTGAGCGTTTCTTAAGCTTTGTTATCTCGCACGGTTCTTTTGAACTGACGGCCATTGCCGTTGCGGGAGGCGCCGGACTGATGCTGGGAAATGCCCTGATTCATCCGGGCCAGAGAACGCGATTTCAGTCGTTGCAGGTTCGCGGACTGGAAGCAGTGCAAATCGCAGGCGGCGCGGCTGTCATGCTAGTGGTAGCGGCATTGATTGAAGCCTTCTGGTCTCCCTCTGATGTATCCCCCATGTTGAAGTACAGTGTCGGCAGTGTGCTCTGGTTGATTGTTTTTCTGTACCTCGCTTTTGCCGGACTCCAGTCTGATGAAACGGGTGAGACCGCAGCTCAACCAGGTCCTTCTGAGAAACCAGGGGAGCTTCCATCGGCATGA
- a CDS encoding DUF4350 domain-containing protein: protein MNQPSRKKRERRNAGWFWLAALCLLLPLHLWFPEFGTGALDDSYSSSASGKKAFYLLLDHESFQTERNRTPLSVLLQTLDYDETVCILGPARYPSPLEWSSLLAWVEEGGRLVISANPKHPQFQVEPLELSVEYLDEVERENMPRVEKKEDDEDKEESDLSLLMKGEHDLIEAQASTVFPDVPSLVWDTNARVTSATGQALVTAGETQQAVRLHHGLGTVVVSASSEIFSNQSMVDGGSVAAFRLIEAAGPPEYFVVDESLNASGTSKVVALLIDPTFRPLTIQLLITLLIFGWWRSNRFGPILSSHILPRHNIVSHTDNVGNLHYKKANGRALLFAYIKQLFSELNLRHFRGEEHRVLDPIARRLDEDPKQIKRFLKKAAQIAKSKKVNRHQMGELIRKLSKIRQAASPGKYQKK from the coding sequence ATGAATCAGCCTTCCAGAAAGAAACGTGAACGCAGAAATGCGGGCTGGTTCTGGCTGGCCGCACTCTGTCTGCTACTTCCTTTGCACCTCTGGTTTCCGGAGTTCGGTACCGGTGCGCTGGACGATTCCTACAGTTCCTCCGCCAGCGGGAAAAAAGCATTTTATCTCCTGCTCGATCATGAATCGTTTCAAACAGAACGCAACCGGACTCCTCTAAGCGTCCTGCTGCAAACACTCGATTACGACGAAACCGTCTGCATCCTCGGCCCGGCCCGCTATCCCAGTCCACTGGAATGGTCGTCTCTGCTGGCCTGGGTCGAAGAGGGCGGGCGACTGGTCATCTCAGCTAATCCCAAACATCCGCAGTTCCAGGTGGAACCGCTGGAACTCAGCGTGGAATATCTCGATGAAGTCGAACGGGAAAACATGCCGCGTGTTGAGAAAAAAGAGGATGACGAAGACAAAGAGGAATCCGATCTCAGCCTGCTGATGAAAGGCGAACATGACCTGATCGAAGCCCAGGCATCCACTGTGTTTCCTGATGTCCCCTCACTCGTCTGGGATACCAATGCACGGGTTACCTCCGCAACGGGTCAGGCTCTGGTCACTGCAGGAGAGACCCAGCAGGCCGTCCGACTGCATCATGGCTTGGGAACCGTTGTTGTCTCCGCTTCCTCGGAAATCTTTTCAAATCAGTCCATGGTAGACGGCGGCAGCGTTGCGGCATTTCGGCTCATTGAGGCTGCCGGACCTCCTGAGTATTTCGTCGTTGATGAATCATTGAATGCTTCGGGAACATCGAAAGTCGTCGCCCTGCTGATCGACCCGACCTTCCGCCCCCTGACAATCCAGCTGCTGATCACACTGCTGATTTTTGGCTGGTGGAGAAGCAATCGTTTCGGGCCGATCCTCTCTTCCCACATTCTGCCCCGGCATAATATTGTTTCGCATACCGATAACGTCGGCAATTTACACTATAAAAAAGCCAACGGGCGTGCTTTACTATTCGCGTATATCAAGCAGCTGTTTTCAGAACTGAATCTCAGGCATTTCCGTGGCGAGGAACATCGCGTACTCGACCCCATCGCGAGACGTTTGGATGAAGATCCAAAGCAAATCAAAAGGTTCCTGAAAAAAGCGGCCCAAATCGCGAAGAGTAAAAAAGTGAATCGCCATCAGATGGGTGAGCTGATTCGAAAACTGTCTAAAATCAGACAGGCTGCTTCGCCCGGGAAATATCAGAAGAAATAA
- a CDS encoding creatininase family protein: MSQSESSEILLPKLTRREFRERMQSGELKACIIPVAATEQHLEHLAMEHDWRSVMLVATEAARLLSPEVLVAPSMNIGISEHHMRHPGTLSALPGSWLSVLFDTIRSMHHAGFTNILVLNGHGGNIAPCLGMWGQFQQRLEINLHFESYWNLLPEEVALANLKTERWPGHAQEFETAFAMAAFPENVRNDAMQDQEDKEPLEATAEAGQKMIDEIVKQVAGYVSGMIDGSNTVEIPPFHP, encoded by the coding sequence ATGTCACAATCTGAATCAAGTGAAATCCTGCTCCCCAAACTGACCCGCCGCGAATTCCGCGAGCGTATGCAGTCCGGCGAACTGAAAGCCTGCATCATCCCCGTGGCAGCCACAGAGCAGCATCTGGAACACCTGGCCATGGAGCATGACTGGAGAAGTGTCATGCTGGTCGCAACCGAGGCCGCTCGCCTGCTGTCACCGGAAGTTCTGGTGGCACCTTCCATGAATATTGGAATCAGCGAACACCACATGCGACACCCCGGTACATTATCCGCACTGCCCGGCAGCTGGCTGAGCGTGCTGTTTGACACCATTCGCAGTATGCACCATGCCGGCTTCACAAATATCCTGGTGCTCAACGGCCATGGTGGAAACATTGCCCCCTGCCTGGGAATGTGGGGACAGTTCCAGCAGCGGCTGGAAATCAATCTGCATTTCGAGTCCTACTGGAATCTACTGCCTGAAGAAGTCGCCCTGGCGAATCTGAAAACCGAACGCTGGCCCGGTCATGCCCAGGAATTCGAAACCGCATTTGCCATGGCGGCGTTCCCGGAAAATGTCCGGAACGACGCGATGCAGGATCAGGAAGACAAAGAACCCCTGGAAGCCACTGCAGAGGCAGGGCAGAAGATGATTGACGAGATCGTCAAACAGGTCGCCGGGTACGTTTCAGGCATGATTGATGGCAGCAACACTGTCGAGATCCCCCCGTTTCACCCCTGA
- a CDS encoding GNAT family N-acetyltransferase, giving the protein MLEIQIDYATLEDCEIITHFNLELARETESKNLDQDLVRTGVVESLGDSRGCQYFVARHQDTVVGQIMFTREWSDWRNGEFWWFQSVYVDPAYRRQGVFKQLSDHVEKLARSKPDVVGLRLYVEKENDRAQSTYHQLGFGFPGYQVMEKMLDR; this is encoded by the coding sequence ATGCTGGAAATTCAAATCGATTATGCCACTCTGGAAGACTGCGAAATCATTACGCATTTTAATCTTGAGCTGGCGCGGGAAACGGAATCAAAAAATCTGGATCAGGACCTGGTACGCACAGGCGTGGTGGAGTCACTGGGTGATTCGCGCGGTTGTCAGTATTTTGTGGCCCGCCATCAGGACACCGTGGTTGGTCAGATCATGTTCACCCGCGAATGGAGTGACTGGCGTAACGGAGAATTCTGGTGGTTCCAGAGTGTGTACGTCGATCCGGCATACCGCCGGCAGGGAGTATTCAAACAGCTGTCCGACCACGTGGAAAAACTGGCTCGCTCCAAGCCCGATGTCGTCGGCCTGCGTCTCTATGTAGAAAAAGAAAACGACCGTGCGCAGTCTACCTACCACCAGTTGGGGTTTGGCTTTCCCGGCTACCAGGTGATGGAAAAGATGCTCGATCGTTGA
- a CDS encoding RDD family protein, with amino-acid sequence MATATSELDQAQTSAVYQEEVYSNQPRKLSLDMQIETPENVILTYQLAGPAQRYLAYLIDLIIRMVVMIGLLMFVMPMMSLVLPGTALGLFLVLMFLNTWGYYTISEGFFKGQSIGKHFCGIRVIREGGYPITFWPAVLRNLVRSADAIMFYGIGITSMLLTRRFQRLGDLAAGTVVIQERSLKLPRKPVILDKIKPLDKNEIGSFLPRDEVLSLIDEFIGRRHVLTYERGHALAAILAQNLADRLHYSGDPKKVTHYPMAFLAAVYKTFSFSQAEEEQDVVSEYLKQSGFGEFHDE; translated from the coding sequence ATGGCGACAGCAACTTCAGAACTGGACCAGGCGCAGACCTCAGCCGTCTATCAGGAAGAGGTCTATTCTAATCAGCCTCGAAAACTGAGCCTGGACATGCAGATTGAAACCCCAGAGAATGTCATTCTGACCTACCAGCTGGCAGGGCCGGCACAACGCTATCTGGCCTATCTGATTGATCTTATCATCCGCATGGTTGTCATGATTGGATTACTGATGTTCGTCATGCCGATGATGAGTCTGGTCTTGCCCGGAACCGCCCTCGGCCTGTTCCTGGTTCTGATGTTCCTCAATACCTGGGGTTACTACACGATCTCAGAAGGATTCTTCAAAGGACAATCCATCGGGAAACACTTTTGTGGTATCCGCGTAATCCGTGAAGGGGGCTACCCAATCACCTTCTGGCCCGCCGTACTGAGAAACCTCGTGCGAAGTGCTGATGCGATTATGTTCTATGGAATCGGCATCACCTCCATGCTGCTGACACGGCGTTTCCAGAGACTCGGAGATCTGGCTGCAGGCACAGTCGTAATCCAGGAGCGTTCGCTGAAACTCCCTCGAAAACCCGTGATTCTGGATAAAATCAAACCCCTCGACAAAAATGAAATCGGCAGCTTCCTTCCGCGAGACGAAGTCCTGTCGCTGATCGACGAATTTATCGGACGCCGTCATGTTTTGACCTATGAACGGGGGCATGCCCTGGCAGCAATTCTGGCACAAAATCTGGCCGATCGACTGCACTATTCCGGGGACCCGAAAAAAGTGACTCACTACCCCATGGCATTTCTCGCAGCCGTCTATAAAACATTCAGCTTCAGTCAGGCTGAAGAAGAACAGGATGTGGTCTCCGAATACCTGAAACAGTCTGGCTTCGGGGAGTTTCATGATGAATAA
- a CDS encoding metal-dependent hydrolase translates to MATKITWLGHSSFQIETNGKTILLDPFLTGNPSASVSADAVEADAIIVSHGHGDHVGDTVEIAKRTKALVVANFEIIEWMGKQGIENVHPQHIGGSYQHEFGTVKLTIAHHGSMLPDGSNGGSPCGILLKLDEGTIYFAADTGLFYDMKLIGEEGVDLAILPIGDNFTMGPEDAVRATKLIEPKRVIPMHYNTWPLIEQDAAAWAHQVRSQTTAEPVVLEPGSSCEL, encoded by the coding sequence ATGGCAACAAAGATTACCTGGCTGGGACATTCCTCCTTTCAGATTGAAACCAATGGAAAAACCATTCTCCTGGATCCCTTTCTGACAGGGAATCCCAGCGCGAGCGTCTCCGCCGATGCCGTCGAAGCTGATGCAATCATTGTCAGTCACGGGCACGGCGATCATGTCGGGGATACCGTCGAGATCGCGAAACGCACCAAAGCACTGGTGGTTGCCAATTTCGAAATTATCGAATGGATGGGGAAACAGGGAATCGAAAACGTACACCCTCAGCATATTGGTGGTTCCTATCAACATGAGTTTGGGACCGTCAAGCTGACGATCGCCCATCATGGATCGATGCTGCCGGACGGAAGCAACGGCGGCAGCCCCTGTGGCATTCTCTTGAAATTGGATGAGGGAACGATTTACTTCGCCGCTGATACCGGTCTGTTTTATGACATGAAGCTGATTGGTGAAGAAGGCGTTGACCTGGCAATCCTGCCGATCGGCGATAACTTCACTATGGGACCGGAAGATGCAGTACGGGCGACGAAACTGATCGAACCCAAACGGGTTATTCCCATGCACTACAATACCTGGCCTCTGATTGAACAGGATGCCGCTGCGTGGGCTCATCAGGTACGAAGCCAGACCACAGCCGAACCGGTGGTACTGGAACCGGGTAGTTCCTGCGAGCTTTAG
- a CDS encoding prenyltransferase/squalene oxidase repeat-containing protein, with amino-acid sequence MLSSRRVLSFVGICAVAWAALASVSFAADAPAKKVDVEKLQKIQKAGINYLKNSQLEDGLWTTETVPGISALVTTALLESGVPASDPVVAKALKRLEGYIQKDGGIYYSKSNHRNYETCISIMALHAANKDGRYDQTIKNAEKFLRGLQWDKGEGIESSDTFYGGAGYGGHQRPDLSNTQFLIEALRKAGVKSDDPAIQKALVFVSRTQNLESEFNTTPFASKVNDGGFYYTPAAGGTSQAGTTPDGGLRSYGSMTYAGLKSMIFAGVDEKDKRVKAATEWIRRHYTLKENPGMGLMGLYYYFHTFAKALDAMQVDEFKDEKGTAHNWRAELVNQLAELQNENGSWTNTQKRWYESDPNLATAYALLALSYCQPAK; translated from the coding sequence ATGTTATCGAGCAGACGAGTTTTGAGTTTTGTCGGAATCTGTGCAGTGGCCTGGGCTGCGCTGGCTTCAGTCAGTTTTGCTGCCGACGCACCGGCTAAAAAGGTCGATGTGGAGAAGTTGCAGAAGATCCAGAAAGCCGGCATCAATTATTTAAAAAACAGCCAGCTGGAAGACGGCCTGTGGACGACTGAAACCGTACCCGGTATCAGTGCACTGGTCACGACTGCCTTGCTGGAAAGTGGTGTGCCTGCCAGCGACCCCGTTGTGGCGAAAGCCCTGAAGCGACTGGAAGGTTACATTCAGAAAGATGGCGGAATTTACTACTCGAAAAGTAATCACCGTAACTATGAAACCTGTATCTCGATCATGGCGCTGCATGCAGCCAATAAAGATGGTCGTTATGATCAGACCATCAAGAATGCAGAGAAATTTCTTCGCGGGCTGCAGTGGGATAAAGGGGAAGGAATCGAGTCTTCCGACACTTTTTATGGTGGTGCCGGCTACGGGGGGCATCAGCGTCCTGACCTTTCCAATACCCAGTTTCTGATCGAAGCGCTGCGGAAGGCTGGAGTGAAATCAGACGACCCTGCAATTCAGAAGGCGCTTGTGTTCGTATCGCGAACTCAGAACCTGGAATCGGAATTTAATACGACGCCCTTTGCTTCGAAAGTCAATGACGGCGGTTTCTACTACACGCCAGCAGCGGGGGGAACTTCGCAGGCGGGGACAACTCCGGATGGCGGACTGCGTTCTTATGGCAGCATGACCTATGCAGGTCTGAAAAGCATGATTTTTGCCGGCGTTGATGAGAAGGATAAGCGAGTCAAAGCCGCTACCGAGTGGATCCGACGTCATTATACGTTGAAGGAAAATCCCGGCATGGGGCTGATGGGCCTGTATTACTACTTCCATACTTTTGCGAAAGCACTGGATGCGATGCAGGTCGATGAGTTTAAAGATGAAAAGGGTACGGCCCACAACTGGCGGGCCGAACTGGTCAATCAACTGGCTGAACTGCAAAACGAAAACGGGAGCTGGACCAACACCCAGAAACGCTGGTATGAATCAGATCCCAATCTGGCAACCGCATATGCGTTGCTGGCGTTGAGTTACTGTCAGCCCGCGAAATAG